ATTTGCCAGCTTTGTTGAAAGTGAAAGCAATTACGATGATCTGGAGTTTTAGGAGGAAATATGCTGATAGCAGGAATAGACCCGGGCAAGAAAGGCGGAATTGCTTTCATCTCGCTGGATAATTTCGCCGTTATTGGAATTTTTCCCATGAAAGATACTTGTACCCTTGCTGAGCTTTTTAGGAAGCATAGAGGCGAAATAACGCGCTGTTTTGTAGAAAAACAGCATCCATATCCGAAGCAGGGCGCCGTTTCATCAGGAAAACTCATGAAACACTACGGGGAGATTCTCGGAATACTGACCGCTTTGCAAATACCGTTTGAAGAGATACCGCCGCAAAGGTGGCAATCGTACATTCACGGAAGCAAACATAAGAGAAAACCCAGAAGCGAAAAGAAAAAAGCGTCAATTATGAAAGCAAAACAACTATTTCCCGGAGTTGAAATAAAAGGCGACGGCGAGGCGGAAGCGCTTTTAATAGCCGAATATGGCAGAAGGCTTATCGGAGGACGAGTTGAAGAAGGTGTTTCGCCTTAAAAGCATAGAGGAGCAGCTTAAAGAATACCCGGACTTTCTCACGTTCAATCAGGTGGCGGAGATTCTTCAAGTATCAGAGCGAACGATGTACCGACTGATAAAAGGCGCGCAGATAGAAGCTGTCAAGGTTCGCGGCGTATGGCGAATTCCTAAAATGGCTTTGGTAGAGTATCTCCAGGAACACAACTGTTTGAATGTTGATTGAGTTTGACAATATCTGCCACCTGAGTTTTGCAAATTGTTTATTGTGAAAATAGGAGGCAGTATGAATAAAGAACAGCTATTG
This Desulfurobacterium indicum DNA region includes the following protein-coding sequences:
- a CDS encoding helix-turn-helix domain-containing protein, which gives rise to MFRLKSIEEQLKEYPDFLTFNQVAEILQVSERTMYRLIKGAQIEAVKVRGVWRIPKMALVEYLQEHNCLNVD